A stretch of the Porifericola rhodea genome encodes the following:
- a CDS encoding DUF2945 domain-containing protein, translated as MKEGSKVKWKWGDNWAQGKVQSVFEEKTTRKIKGAEVTRNGSKDDPALYIEQEGGDHVLKLASEVKEA; from the coding sequence ATGAAAGAAGGCTCTAAAGTAAAATGGAAGTGGGGAGATAATTGGGCACAAGGGAAAGTGCAGAGTGTATTTGAAGAAAAAACCACCCGAAAGATAAAAGGAGCAGAAGTAACCAGAAACGGCTCCAAAGATGACCCTGCTTTGTATATTGAACAGGAAGGTGGAGATCATGTACTTAAATTGGCTAGTGAAGTAAAGGAGGCATAA
- a CDS encoding RNA polymerase sigma-70 factor: MKEKYNQLSDEQMLHMIKAGDEEALEALFEKYYDTLVEVSLYFLKNVQLAEEAVADVFVKLWANRQTLTIRQKLKSYFLVAVKNQSLNLLQKEERHRSYEDYTQAYPVEEGVEKSLYYEDLFHKVDELISQMPPKRQLIFRLNRLDGLPYKEIAELLNISVETVQKHMTLAVKHMNGYKAHLSSLVHYLSATTTLLLSLQL; this comes from the coding sequence ATGAAAGAAAAGTACAATCAGTTGAGTGACGAGCAAATGCTCCACATGATCAAGGCTGGAGATGAAGAGGCTTTGGAAGCGCTTTTTGAAAAGTACTATGATACGCTGGTGGAAGTTTCTCTCTATTTTCTTAAAAATGTTCAGCTTGCAGAAGAGGCTGTGGCCGATGTGTTTGTAAAGCTGTGGGCTAATCGGCAAACATTGACTATCCGCCAAAAACTTAAGTCTTATTTTCTGGTAGCTGTAAAAAACCAGTCGCTTAACCTTTTGCAGAAAGAGGAGCGACACAGAAGCTATGAGGATTATACCCAGGCTTATCCGGTGGAAGAAGGCGTAGAGAAATCGTTGTACTACGAAGACCTTTTTCATAAAGTAGATGAACTCATCTCTCAGATGCCCCCTAAACGTCAGCTCATCTTCAGGCTCAACCGACTGGATGGCCTCCCCTACAAAGAGATAGCAGAGCTGCTCAATATATCAGTGGAAACGGTTCAAAAGCATATGACCCTGGCCGTTAAACACATGAATGGATATAAAGCACACCTTAGCTCCTTAGTGCATTACCTATCGGCTACTACTACACTTTTACTTTCTCTACAGCTGTAA